A stretch of the Orcinus orca chromosome 1, mOrcOrc1.1, whole genome shotgun sequence genome encodes the following:
- the LOC101286430 gene encoding protein TEX261-like: protein MYVLSWLSLFSQVAFITLAIAAGLYYLAELLEEYTVATSRIIECRVWFFTAVLIGLYVFERFPTYMIGVGLFLVYLVYFGLLQTFPFIMLTSPNFILSCGLLVVNHYLAFQFFAEEYYPFSEVLACFTFCLWIIPFAFFVSPSAGENVLPATMQPGDDVVSNHFAKGKWGKRLGILVVFSFIKGAILPSRQKIY from the coding sequence ATGTATGTGCTGAGCTGGCTGTCGCTCTTCAGCCAGGTGGCCTTCATCACGCTGGCCATCGCAGCCGGACTCTATTACCTGGCAGAATTGCTAGAAGAATACACGGTGGCCACCAGCAGGATCATAGAATGTAGGGTCTGGTTCTTCACAGCTGTGCTGATTGGCCTCTATGTTTTTGAGCGTTTCCCCACCTACATGATTGGCGTAGGCCTCTTCCTGGTCTACCTGGTCTACTTTGGCCTCCTCCAGACCTTCCCTTTCATCATGCTCACCTCGCCTAACTTCATCCTGTCCTGTGGGCTACTGGTGGTGAATCATTACCTAGCGTTTCAGTTTTTTGCAGAGGAATATTATCCTTTCTCAGAGGTCCTGGCCTGTTTCACTTTCTGTCTGTGGATAATCCCGTTTGCGTTCTTTGTGTCACCGTCGGCTGGGGAGAACGTCCTGCCTGCCACCATGCAGCCTGGAGATGATGTGGTCTCCAATCACTTCGCCAAAGGCAAGTGGGGCAAACGCTTAGGGATCCTGGTTGTCTTCTCCTTCATCAAAGGGGCCATTCTACCCAGTCGGCAGAAGATATACTAA